A stretch of DNA from Erwinia aphidicola:
ACGAATCGATTGGACTGGTGCTGCGCGACCGTAATGGGCAATCGGTATTAAATAACCAGCCGGTTGCCTGGCAGCGCATTAATGATGGCGATAATAAGCTGGTTTTTTCTGCGGCAGTGAAAGGGCGCGAGGCCACCATCGATACGGGGAATTTTCAGGCCCAGGTATTATTCCTGATTGAGTACAACTGAAGCTGAATAAAAGCGCTTATCACCGTGCTTAACGTCTTCTGTTTTGCCCGACATCCTGCTATTTTCTTGCGAGGTGGTGATGATTAGAGCATTCCTAAAAACATCCTGTTTCTTTTCAATCCCCTGAAGCCACTAAACCGCCGGGGTCAGAGTCTGCTATATTCTCAATATCAATGACTAAACCCAGTCTCTGGCCTTATCTTGAGAGCGGTGGTGGTGAGTCAGCGCAGCGCGCTGCTCTTCTTTCTGCGCTGCAGGTTTTTGCCGGCCGGTAAGTTCACCCTTTGAATCAATGGAATAAATAGATGATTAACAAGTTCAGTCTCTGCGCGTTAGCGGTTTACTCCGCATTCTCCGGTGCTTCTGCCTGGGCTGCCGACGGCGATTATCAGCTGGAACAGGTGCTGATGATGAGCCGCCATAACCTGCGCGCCCCGCTGGCAGATAACGGCAGCGTACTGGCGCAGGCCACTAAAAAAGCCTGGCCGAAATGGGAAGTTCCGGGCGGCCAGCTGACCACCAAGGGTGGGGTGCTCGAAGTTTACATGGGGCGCTATACCCGCGAATGGCTGGCGCAGCAGGGGCTGGTGAAAGAGGGCGAATGCCCATCTTCTGACGACATTTACGCCTATGCCAACAGCCTGCAGCGCACCGTTGCCACCGCGCAGTTCTTTATTACCGGCGCTTTCCCAGGCTGTGATATTCCGGTTTCGCATCAGGATGAGATGGGCAGCATGGACCCGGTATTTAATCCGGTGATCACCAACGACAGTGAAGAGTTCAACAAGCAGGCGCTGGCGGCAATCAATGCCGAAGGCGAAAAGCTGGCCCTGAAGCCGGCCTTCCAGCGTCTGGAAAAAATCATCGATTACAAAAACTCCGCGGCTTGCAACGGTAAGAAGCAGTGCGACCTTTCCAGCACCAATCAGAACCAGTTCAGCGCTGATAATGGCAAAGAGCCAAATGTTTCCGGCCCGCTGAAGGTGGGTAACTCGCTGGTGGATGCCTTCACGCTACAGTATTACGAAGGTTTCCCAATGGAGCAGGTGGCCTGGGGGCAGATCAAAACGCCTGAGCAGTGGCAGGAGCTGGCCGCGATTAAAAATGGTTATCAGGATGCGCTGTTCACCTCCCCGGCCGTCGCGCACGAAGTCGCCGCGCCGCTGGTGGACTACATTCGCAGCATGCTGGTCGACCAGGATAAAGCCAGCGCGCCTAAAGTGACGCTGATGGTGGGGCACGACTCCAACATTGCTTCACTGCTGACCGCTTTGGATTTCAAACCGTATGACCTGCCGGGCCAGAATGAGCAGACGCCAATCGGTGGCATGGTGCAGTTCCAGCGCTGGCACGACAAGAAAAATGACAAGGAGCTGGTCAAAGTGGAGTACGTCTACCAGACATCCGGCCAGCTGCGTGATGCAGAGCCGCTGTCGCTGGACAATCCACCGAAGCGCGTCACGCTGCAGATGGCCGGATGCCCGACCGATGCCAACGGCTTCTGCTCGTGGGATAAGTTTACCGAAGTGCTGAACACGGCACTGCAGGGCACGCCGCTGCAGGTGGCTACCCCGGCTCCCGCTGCTGCTGCGCCTGCTGCCGATGCCAAACCGGCCGACGAGAAAGCCGTAGTAAACAAAGCCCTGGCCGATAAAGCGGCCGCGGATAAGGCCGCAGCGGAAAAGGCAGCGCAGGCGAAAGCATCAGCTGAAAAAGCAGCGGCAGACAAAGCCGCTGCGGAAAAGGCCGCGAAAGAGAAGGCCGCAGCCGACAAAGCTGCCGCAGACGCCGGCAAAGCCACTGCCGACAAAGCTGCTGCCGACAAGGCAACGGCGGATAAAGCCGCCAGTGACAAAGCCACGGCAGAGAAACCCTCCCCTGGCGCGGCAGAGACTAAACCCGCCCCGGCGGCGGCCCCTGCGGCCAACTGATGTAGCCGAGAGTGTGACAACAGGCCAGCAGCTGATGCTGGCCTTTTTTTTTCTCCGCTGGGCAAATGCTGCCGCCAGCGGTTAGGCATTTAACGTCTCTCCTCAGTGTAAGCAGCGATATACCCTGATTTTGTTGTTCATCAGGTGCTTTGGCACCCGACTTAACGAATCAGGAGACGCATTCAATGACCCGTTCAACCCGCTATGGTGAGATTCAGCGTAGCGAGCATAAAACGCTTATTCCCGGCGTAATGCTCTCTGACTCTCCCTACTCTTCCCGCTTACTTCTCCTCACCTTCAACGAAGAGATCACTCAGGCTTTTCTACAGGCAGCGCGCACCTTGCCGGTTCAGGCGCTGGAGTACAAATCGATGTTGCGCTTTCACCTTGGCAAACTGCTGGACGACCTCTGCGGCAATCAGCTGCGGTCGCTGCTGAGCCGCACCCTGCAGTCGCGCCAGCAGGGGGCACTGTTAATCAATGCGCAGGGGTTGATCAGCGTTGACCGGGCAGAGGATATGGTCCGTCTGGCCACGGCGATCGCGCATCTGATTGGCCGCGCAAATTTCGACTCGATGAGCGGACAGTACTACGCACGCTTTGTGGTGAAAAACAGCGACGATTCCGACAGCTACCTGCGTCAGCCGCACAAGCCGCTGGAGCTGCATAATGACGGCACCTACGTGGATGAACCGACGGATTTTGTGCTGATGATGAAAATCGACGAGCAAAATATGCAGGGCGGTGAGTCGATTCTGCTGCACCTTGATGACTGGGCGCAGCTCGACAGCTGGTTCAGCCATCCGCTGGCGCGGCGTACGATGCGCTGGTCGGCACCGCCCAGTAAAAATACGCCGCACAGCGTTTACCACCCGGTATTTGGCGTGGACGAACGCGGCCGGCCGGTGATGCGCTACATTGACCAGTTTGTTCAGCCAAAAGATTTTACCGAGGGCAACTGGCTGACCGCGCTGTCGGACTCGCTGGAAAACAGCGGAGGTAAAATCTACGTTCCGGTGCCGGTGGGCAGCATGCTGTTGATCAACAATCACTTCTGGCTGCACGGGCGCGATAAATTTCTGCCGCATCCGGCGTTACGGCGCGAGCTGCTGCGCCAGCGCGGTTACTTCACACCGGTGCTGTAATCGTCGGGCAGGGAGGGCTGCGCACAATGTATGATTTCGTGATTGTTGGCGGGGGCATTATCGGGATGTCGACGGCTATGCAGCTGATGACCGCCTATCCGGATGCGAGGATAGCGGTGCTGGAGAAGGAGACCGGGCCAGCCCAGCACCAGACCGGTCACAACAGTGGCGTGATCCACGCGGGGGTCTATTACACGCCGGGCAGCCTGAAGGCGCGCTTCTGCCTGGCCGGCAATCAGGCGACCAGGAAATTCTGCTCACGCCATCAAATTCCCTGGCAGGCGTGTGGAAAAATAGTTGTCGCCACAACGCCGCTTGAGATGGATCGCATGGCTACCCTGTGGAAGCGTTCGGCGGCAAACGGGCTGCAGCGGGAGTGGCTGAATGCAGAACAGCTGCAAGAGAGGGAGCCAAATATTGTTGGCCTCGGCGGCATTCTGGTGCCCGCCAGCAGTATTGTTGACTACCGTCAGGTCACGGTCACGATGGCTGAGATATTCACCCGCCGGGGCGGTGAAATTATCTATCAGGCTGAGGTCACGGCGCTGCATGAGGAGAGCCAAAGCGTGGCGATCGCCACGGCGCGCAGCGAGTTCAGCTCACGCTATCTGATCGCCTGCTCAGGGCTGATGGCCGATCGGCTGGTGGCTATGCTGGGGATCGATGCGGGCTTTATCATCTGTCCGTTCCGCGGCGAATATTTCCGTCTTGCCAGCCAGCACAACCAGATTGTTAACCATCTTATCTATCCGGTGCCCGACCCTGCGGTGCCGTTTCTCGGCGTTCACCTGACGCGGACGATTGAGGGTAGCGTCACCGTCGGCCCCAATGCGGTGCTGGCCATGCAGCGGGAAGGCTATCACAAACTTGATTTCAGCTGGCGCGATCTCCGGCAAATGGCGGCCTATCCGGGAATGCGCAAAATGCTGCGCAGGCACTTTCAGGCGGGCGTGCAGGAGATGAAAAATTCACTCTACAAAAGTGGCTATTTGCGGCTGGTGCAGCGCTATTGTCCCACTCTACAAAAGCAGGACCTGCTGCCGCATCCGGCGGGCGTGCGCGCCCAGGCAGTCACGCGTGAAGGGGAGCTTATCGACGACTTTCTGTTCGTCAGCACTGCCCGCACCCTTCACGTCTGCAACGCGCCGTCGCCTGCTGCCACCTCAGCCCTGCCGATCGGCGAGCATATCGTCAGCCGGATTAAGGCGCTGGTGGGGTAGCCGCAGCATCGCGATCAGTGCGGAGAGCAGCGGCCGTTGTTCAGCGCTGTTCCAGACGCAGAGCGAGGGCAACAGCAGCGAACTCTGCGGCAGCGGGCAATAGCTGACGCCGGCCATCGCGGTAAAACGCAGGCTGGCGGGAACCAGTGCGATACCGCAACCGCGCGCCACCAGCGACACGACGCCCAGCCAGTGGCGTGCCTCCCAGCGCGTGTCGGGCTCAATATCTGCGGCCAGCAATACTGACTGAATGCGGTCGTAATAACGCGGGGAAAATCGGCGCGCGAAGAGAATAAACGGCTCCTCTTTGAGCTGGTTGAGCGCCAGCTCACCGGCAGCTGCCAGCGGATGCTGCACCGGTAAGCAGAGTGCCAGCCTGTCGTGGGAAAAACGCAGTGAGGAGAGGCCTGCGGGCAGGGGGGAAGTATGAATAAACCCCACGTCCAGGCTGCCGTGAGCCAGCTCGCTTAGCTGGTTGCAGGTATTGAGCTCGCGCATACTCAGCTGCACCCCCGCGTGGCGCTGCTGAAACTGCTGCATCAGCTCGGGCAGTCCCTGATAGAGCAGCGCGCCGACATAACCGATACGCAGATGGCCGGTCACCCCGTGCGCCACGTTTTGCACCTCAAGAAGCATGCTTTCCATCCGGTCCAGCAGCGCCTGGGCCGCAGGGATCAGCGCCTTACCTGCGGCAGTCAGCCGCACCTGCTGGTGGCTGCGTTCAAACAATTTTGCCCCGATCGACTCCTCCAGCTGGCGAATGCTGACGCTCAGCGGCGGCTGTGAAATAGCCAGACGCAGGGCGGCACGGCCAAAATGCAGCTCCTCGGCCAGCACCAGAAAATAGTGTAAACGACGAGTATCCATAAGCGGCAGTTCACTCCTCCGGTGGCGACATCATCTGAATACAGTATCAGCCGATACAGCGTCGGTATTGGACAAAGCTGCGCCATTTGCCAACAGTGGTCCTCAGACAACGCAATGGAGGTCACATGTCTCTCTTCAATTCTCAAGCGGAAAACATTCCGGATCGTCACGACGTCAATCTGTTTACCAGCGACACCACGCTTCAGGCTCTCCTGCCGCTTTATCTCTCTGACGCACTGCGCAAACAGCTGCATGCCCGGCTGCAAACCCTGGGGGCACTGGCCGGGGGGCGGCTGAATGCACTTGCCGAGAGCGCCGATAAAAATCCACCGCAGCTGAAGATGCGCAGCCGCACCGGCAGCGACCAGCAGAGCATCATCAAGCACCCGGCGTATAGCGAAATGGAACAGCTTGCTTTTGGTGACTTTGCCATGGCGGCGCTCTCACACCGCACCGATCTTCCCGGCTGGCCGGGGCCCTGCCCGCCGCTGGTGAAATACCTGTTTACCTATCTGTTCGTGCAGGCCGAATTTGGTCTGATGTGCCCGGTTTCGATGACCGACTCGCTGGCGCGCACGCTGAAAAAGTTTGGCTCGCCGATGCTGACGCAGCGTTATTTGCCGCGCCTGACCTCCCTGGATGCCGCAACGCGTCTGCAGGGAGCGATGTTTATGACCGAGCAGGACGCAGGCTCTGATATTGCCGCCACCACCGCGCTGGCGGTGCCAGCGCAAGACCACTATCTGCTGTATGGCGAAAAGTGGTTCTGCTCGAACCCTGACGCCGGGCTGGCGATGGTGCTGGCACGTATTGAGGGCG
This window harbors:
- the agp gene encoding bifunctional glucose-1-phosphatase/inositol phosphatase, whose amino-acid sequence is MINKFSLCALAVYSAFSGASAWAADGDYQLEQVLMMSRHNLRAPLADNGSVLAQATKKAWPKWEVPGGQLTTKGGVLEVYMGRYTREWLAQQGLVKEGECPSSDDIYAYANSLQRTVATAQFFITGAFPGCDIPVSHQDEMGSMDPVFNPVITNDSEEFNKQALAAINAEGEKLALKPAFQRLEKIIDYKNSAACNGKKQCDLSSTNQNQFSADNGKEPNVSGPLKVGNSLVDAFTLQYYEGFPMEQVAWGQIKTPEQWQELAAIKNGYQDALFTSPAVAHEVAAPLVDYIRSMLVDQDKASAPKVTLMVGHDSNIASLLTALDFKPYDLPGQNEQTPIGGMVQFQRWHDKKNDKELVKVEYVYQTSGQLRDAEPLSLDNPPKRVTLQMAGCPTDANGFCSWDKFTEVLNTALQGTPLQVATPAPAAAAPAADAKPADEKAVVNKALADKAAADKAAAEKAAQAKASAEKAAADKAAAEKAAKEKAAADKAAADAGKATADKAAADKATADKAASDKATAEKPSPGAAETKPAPAAAPAAN
- a CDS encoding LysR family transcriptional regulator, with product MDTRRLHYFLVLAEELHFGRAALRLAISQPPLSVSIRQLEESIGAKLFERSHQQVRLTAAGKALIPAAQALLDRMESMLLEVQNVAHGVTGHLRIGYVGALLYQGLPELMQQFQQRHAGVQLSMRELNTCNQLSELAHGSLDVGFIHTSPLPAGLSSLRFSHDRLALCLPVQHPLAAAGELALNQLKEEPFILFARRFSPRYYDRIQSVLLAADIEPDTRWEARHWLGVVSLVARGCGIALVPASLRFTAMAGVSYCPLPQSSLLLPSLCVWNSAEQRPLLSALIAMLRLPHQRLNPADDMLADRQG
- the glaH gene encoding glutarate dioxygenase GlaH, whose translation is MTRSTRYGEIQRSEHKTLIPGVMLSDSPYSSRLLLLTFNEEITQAFLQAARTLPVQALEYKSMLRFHLGKLLDDLCGNQLRSLLSRTLQSRQQGALLINAQGLISVDRAEDMVRLATAIAHLIGRANFDSMSGQYYARFVVKNSDDSDSYLRQPHKPLELHNDGTYVDEPTDFVLMMKIDEQNMQGGESILLHLDDWAQLDSWFSHPLARRTMRWSAPPSKNTPHSVYHPVFGVDERGRPVMRYIDQFVQPKDFTEGNWLTALSDSLENSGGKIYVPVPVGSMLLINNHFWLHGRDKFLPHPALRRELLRQRGYFTPVL